From Scomber scombrus chromosome 13, fScoSco1.1, whole genome shotgun sequence, a single genomic window includes:
- the LOC133992601 gene encoding FERM, ARHGEF and pleckstrin domain-containing protein 1-like has product MAEPELEPMASGAGTRLGAPETLGISTLDPGHRPPPMPPGRHVTIRVRMLDDTEELFDISQQQPGNRLYDVTCLHLNLKSEPYEGVLGEFQNHQKMMVWIDHQPPIIKQLRRPKHTILRFAVKFFPPDHAQLMEELTRYLFALQIKQDVSCGRLTCNDSSAALMVSNIIQSEIGDFEESQCRSHLLNNNYIPEQMPLIDKIMEFHSKHIGQTPAESDYQLLEVARKLEMYGIRLHPAKDREGTRLSLAVAHTGVLVFQGHTKINAFNWSKVRKLSFKRKRFLIKLRPDLNSSYQDTLEFLMASRDCCKVFWKICVEYHAFFRLFEEPKAKPKPVLFTRGSSFRFSGRTQKQVIDYVKESEFKKIPFERKHSRVQHNSRVQHNVRLSPLPSPRHHEVPTESGAPGDRVDSPPRRPWKESVLVSAEDPSASRTTRASPSQRNGHEDRTGSVSRTEETRGSTRQAHTEHLNTGPASRAAKSSSSSIPHFDCTDVDSEYNMGRDQASWSNPSYRDQAMLCRGSGSGSGSGSINEATKAQQEHYLGRMLYRDFPSSSKPSLSMSHESAKLSFQRSHPSPLHSTMVDVSGHSRERHSSRPQIVPQMSVSTSPATDSFHQARPLSHAEQNGYCSVPPHFDEGRYSPIPSHSPQLQKLHKVRHHSDTDPNQGTSSPGQGSRPVLSRAERMAALERRMVANGLSAPGRTRSNQGKKRLGQAGGTHLGAVQMHDCSTTSGSESSESEVETNRGNCSSLLMFGNPVEAKSNSPIPRNKFSFGSLQLDEEADEDRCHAFSDEEDGQIFSLVSNSPHLSASSGHSHSMVNGQKSLDLCSHSPDDRQPSPLTSPLLNDACSVRTDDEDEVRRKRFPTDRAYFIAKELLTTERTYLKDLEVVTVSFQSAVGQDEATPDSLKNTILSTFEPLHKFHTGFLREVEQRLALWEGRSNAHIKGDYQRIGDVMLKNLQGLKPLTANLHKQSEVLLELEKACRASRKLEGLCRDFELQKVCYIPLNVFILRPLHRLIHYKQILERLCKHYPATHVDFRDCRAALADVSEVVDQLQGSLIKMENFQKLLELRKDLIGPDNLVVPGREFIRLGCLSKLSGKGLQQRMFFLFNDVILYTSRGMTATNQFKMHGQLALHGMTIRESEDEWGVPHAFTLVGQRQSVVVAASSLTEMENWMEDIKVAIEMAKNSNGPSSDLLTSNLTDNKCPEESSVEAESEDDMTASHTSLERPTPHRGNTMVHVCWHRNTSVSMVDFSIAMENQLSGNLLRKFKNSNGWQKLWVVFTNFSLFFYKSHQDDYPLASLPLLGYSVTIPSESENIHKDYVFKLHFKSHVYYFRSESEYTFERWMEVIRSATVPTSRARVLNSKESHPH; this is encoded by the exons GTCTGCATTTGAACCTGAAAA GTGAACCTTATGAGGGTGTATTGGGGGAGTTTCAGAATCATCAAAAGATGATG GTTTGGATAGAccatcaa ccccccattatcAAGCAGCTCAGAC GACCGAAGCACACAATCCTGAGGTTCGCTGTGAAGTTCTTCCCTCCAGATCATGCCCAGCTAATGGAAGAGCTGACGAG GTACCTGTTTGCCCTCCAGATCAAACAGGATGTTTCTTGTGGACGTCTGACCTGCAATGACAGTAGTGCTGCGCTGATGGTCTCCAACATTATCCAGT CTGAGATTGGGGACTTTGAGGAGAGCCAGTGCCGGTCACACCTCCTCAATAATAACTACATCCCAGAACAAATGCCTCTGATTGATAAGATAATGGAGTTTCACTCAAAGCATAT aGGTCAAACACCAGCAGAATCAGACTATCAGTTACTAGAAGTGGCACGCAAACTAGAGATGTATGGGATTCGCCTCCACCCTGCCAAGGACCGTGAAGGCACGAGGCTGAGCCTTGCTGTGGCACACACAGGTGTCCTGGTCTTTCAG GGACACACAAAGATAAACGCCTTCAATTGGTCTAAAGTGCGTAAACTGAGCTTCAAGAGGAAACGTTTCCTCATCAAGCTGAGGCCAGACTTAAAT AGTTCATATCAGGACACGCTGGAGTTTCTGATGGCCAGCAGGGACTGCTGTAAAGTCTTCTGGAAGATCTGTGTCGAATACCACGCCTTCTTTCGCCTATTTGAGGAACCTAAGGCGAAGCCCAAGCCTGTGCTGTTCACACGAGGATCCTCCTTCAGATTCAG TGGTCGTACACAGAAGCAGGTGATTGATTATGTGAAGGAGTCTGAGTTTAAAAAGATCCCATTTGAAAG GAAACACAGTCGGGTCCAACACAACAGTCGGGTCCAACACAATGTCCGTCTGTCGCCTTTGCCTTCACCACGCCACCATGAAGTGCCAACAGAA AGTGGTGCTCCTGGGGACAGAGTTGACTCTCCTCCTCGGCGTCCTTGGAAGGAGTCAGTGCTGGTGAGTGCAGAAGACCCTTCTGCATCGCGGACAACGAGGGCAAGCCCGTCTCAGAGAAATGGCCATGAGGACAGAACGGGGTCTGTGTCCAGGACCGAGGAGACAAGAGGCTCAACACGGCAGGCCCACACAGAACATCTAAATACAGGTCCAGCATCTCGGGCTGCTAAAAGCAGCAGCTCTTCTATCCCCCACTTTGACTGCACTGATGTAGATAGTGAATATAATATGGGCAGGGACCAGGCTAGTTGGTCGAATCCCAGCTATAGGGATCAGGCCATGCTTTGCCGTGggtctggctctggctctggctctgggaGCATAAATGAGGCCACGAAGGCCCAGCAGGAGCACTATCTGGGTAGGATGTTGTACAGGGACTTCCCTTCCTCCTCAAAACCATCACTCAGCATGAGCCATGAGTCCGCCAAGCTGTCATTCCAAAGGTCACACCCAAGTCCTCTTCATAGCACTATGGTGGATGTCAGTGGTCATAGTAGAGAAAGGCATAGCAGCAGGCCTCAGATAGTCCCACAGATGAGTGTTTCCACCAGTCCTGCCACGGACTCCTTCCATCAAGCTAGACCCCTCAGTCACGCTGAGCAGAATGGCTACTGCTCTGTTCCCCCTCATTTTGACGAGGGTAGGTACTCCCCTATCCCAAGCCACTCTCCTCAATTACAGAAGCTCCACAAAGTGCGTCACCATTCTGACACAGACCCAAACCAGGGAACATCTTCGCCAGGCCAAGGATCGCGTCCTGTCCTGTCTCGGGCTGAACGTATGGCTGCTCTTGAGCGCCGTATGGTAGCAAACGGCCTCTCAGCCCCGGGCAGGACCAGATCCAATCAAGGGAAGAAACGCTTAGGGCAGGCTGGTGGCACACATCTGGGAGCAGTTCAAATGCATGATTGCTCTACCACAAGTGGTTCAGAGTCCAGTGAGTCTGAGGTGGAAACCAACAGGGGCAACTGCAGCAGCCTGCTCATGTTTGGCAATCCAGTGGAGGCCAAATCCAATTCCCCTATACCTAGAAACAAGTTTTCCTTTGGCAGCCTCCAGTTGGATGAGGAGGCAGATGAGGACAGATGCCATGCCTTCAGTGACGAGGAAGATGGACAGATATTCAGCT TGGTGTCCAACAGCCCTCATCTGTCCGCATCCTCTGGTCACTCGCACAGCATGGTCAATGGTCAGAAGTCACTGGATCTGTGCAGTCACAGTCCTGACGACCGGCAGCCTTCACCCCTCACCAGCCCTCTCCTCAATGACGCCTGTAGCGTTCGCACTGATGATGAAGACGAGGTTCGCAGGAAG AGGTTTCCAACAGATCGGGCCTACTTCATTGCAAAGGAGCTGCTGACCACCGAAAGGACGTATCTGAAGGACCTGGAGGTGGTGACTGTG TCTTTTCAGAGTGCTGTAGGGCAGGATGAGGCGACTCCAGACTCTCTGAAGAACACAATCCTGTCCACCTTCGAGCCTCTGCACAAGTTCCACACAGGCTTTCTCAGGGAGGTGGAGCAGCGGCTAGCTCTGTG GGAAGGACGTTCCAATGCTCACATCAAAGGAGACTACCAGCGCATTGGAGATGTCATGCTAAAGAACCTTCAAGGCTTGAAA CCGCTGACAGCAAACCTGCATAAGCAGTCTGAAGTTTTGCTGGAGCTGGAGAAGGCATGCAGGGCGTCCCGCAAATTAGAGGGTCTCTGCAGGGATTTCGAGCTTCAAAAAGTCTGCTACATCCCCCTCAATGTCTTCATTCTGCGGCCTCTGCACCGCCTCATTCACTACAAACAGATCTTGGAGCGTCTGTGCAAACACTACCCAGCTACTCATGTGGACTTCAGAGACTGCAGAG CTGCTCTGGCAGATGTGTCTGAGGTGGTGGACCAGCTCCAGGGAAGCTTAATCAAGATGGAGAACTTCCAGAAGCTTTTGGAGCTGAGGAAGGATTTGATTGGCCCTGACAATCTTGTTGTTCCTGGTCGG gAGTTCATCAGGTTAGGCTGCCTCAGCAAACTGTCTGGAAAAGGCCTACAGCAACGAATGTTTTTCCTG TTCAATGACGTCATTTTGTACACGAGTCGAGGGATGACGGCAACCAATCAGTTCAAAATGCATGGGCAGCTGGCGCTCCATGGCATGACA ATCagagagagtgaggatgagTGGGGTGTGCCTCATGCCTTCACATTGGTTGGACAGAGGCAGTCGGTGGTGGTAGCAGCGAG TTCTTTGACCGAGATGGAGAACTGGATGGAGGACATAAAGGTGGCGATAGAGATGGCAAAAAACAGCAATGGGCCTTCATCTGACCTGCTAACCAGCAATCTGACTGACAACA AATGCCCTGAGGAGTCCTCGGTGGAGGCGGAGTCTGAGGACGACATGACAGCATCACACACCTCCCTGGAGAGGCCCACCCCTCACCGTGGTAACACCATGGTGCACGTGTGCTGGCACAGGAACACCAGTGTGTCCATGGTGGACTTTAGCATAGCTATGGAG AATCAGCTGTCAGGAAACTTACTGAGGAAGTTCAAGAACAGCAACGGCTGGCAGAAGCTCTGGGTGGTCTTCACCAACTTCAGCCTGTTTTTCTACAAGTCTCACCAG GACGATTATCCACTTGCCAGCCTCCCTCTGCTGGGTTACTCTGTCACCATCCCATCAGAGTCTGAAAACATCCACAAGGACTATGTCTTTAAACTGCATTTCAAGTCCCATGTCTACTACTTCCGATCGGAGAGTGAATACACTTTTGAAAG GTGGATGGAGGTCATCCGCAGTGCAACGGTCCCCACCAGTCGAGCTCGTGTGCTGAACAGCAAAGAGTCCCATCCTCACTGA